Part of the Paenibacillus guangzhouensis genome is shown below.
GGTATTGAGCAGGAGCGGATTGAGCCTGGAATCAAGCGTTTATACGATATATGGTATTCCGATCAAGGGGAAGCGAGGGCGTAGCGGTGAGAAAATTCATTTCCATTTCGCATATTGCCCACATATAGGGTAGAATTGATATTAAAATATTTTAGGAGTTGTCGAGATGTCGAACGAAGAAGTGATTTTGACCCCGGAGGGTCTGGCGCAACTGCAAGCGGAATTGGATGATCTGAAATATGTGAAGCGTAAAGAGATCGCTAACCGGATTAAAATCGCGCTCAGTTACGGGGATCTGAAAGAGAATAGCGAATATCACGCGGCCAAGGATGATCAAGCGTTCATGGAGACGCGCATCCAGGTACTCGAGAGCAAGCTGAAGCGATCGCGTGTCGTGGACACGAGCAGTCTGGATCATTCCCAGGTCAACATTGGCTCAACCGTTGTCCTCTATGATCGCGATTTCGCCGAGAAGGTAGAGTATAAGATCGTAGGCGCGGAAGAGGCGGACGTGTTAGAGAATAAAATATCGTATGAAAGCCCGCTAGGAAAGGCGCTTCTCGGAGCCAAGGTAGGCGACTTGGTTAAGGTTGACGCACCGATGGGTGAAATAAGTTATGAGGTACTTGAGATTAAAATGGTCTAATGGATGACCGCTTGAAAAGAGGATAAGGCATGAATAAAGCATCCATCTATGGATTAACACGAGATCAACTGGCAGCTTGGCTGCTTGAGCGCGGGCATAAGAAATCGAGGGCTCTTCAGGTCTGGGATTGGCTCTATCGGCAACGGGTGAAGGCGTTCGACGCGATGGAAGATGTAAAC
Proteins encoded:
- the greA gene encoding transcription elongation factor GreA encodes the protein MSNEEVILTPEGLAQLQAELDDLKYVKRKEIANRIKIALSYGDLKENSEYHAAKDDQAFMETRIQVLESKLKRSRVVDTSSLDHSQVNIGSTVVLYDRDFAEKVEYKIVGAEEADVLENKISYESPLGKALLGAKVGDLVKVDAPMGEISYEVLEIKMV